Genomic window (Sphingobacteriales bacterium):
ATACTGTCTTCCAGATCTATAAATAATGGGCCGAAGTTTACCGGCAGCCTGAATGGATACTGTTTGGTTTTTGCCGGGATAATATCCGTTTTATACTGCGGATTTAAATAACGGAGCTGGTCAACAGGGAGGTTAAGTAAGTCAGCAATGCGGGAAATGCTGGCCTCGTTTCTGACCATTACAGTGTCGGTAATCAACGGAATATCAATGGGTTTCTTTTGAAGATTATGTTCTTCATAATAATTCATCAGGTACAATGCTGCAATAAAGGAAGGAACATAGCCGCGGGTTTCCATCGGGAGATACTTGTAAATTTCCCAGAAAGTATTTTTCCCGTTTGCTCTTCTGATGGCTTTGTTGACATTACCCGGACCGCAATTGTAGGCAGCTATGGCAAGACTCCACTCTCCGTAAAGTGAATACAGCTCGCTCAGGTATTCCGCAGCCGCATAGGTTGATTTCAGGGGATCTCTTCTTTCATCTACAAAGCTGTTGATCTCAAGGTTATAGATTTTTGCAGTGGTGTACATAAACTGCCAGATGCCGGTAGCGCCTGCCCGTGAAACTGCATTCGGATTTAAAGCAGATTCCACTATCGACAAATATTTCAGTTCAAGGGGTAGTCCATAAAGTGACAGCACTTCTTCAAACATGGGGAAATAATAATCTGTCAATCCCAGCATGGCTTCAACAAAATTCCTTTTTTTCAGTGTGTAAACATCGATATATGCCCTCACAATTTTATTGTATTGCAAAGGAATCACTGAGGAAATATCGTTCAACCTTTTTTCAATAACTTCATCAGGCTCAACAGGAATCTGATCTGATTTTTTTGCCCCGTTTGTTTTGCTCTGAAGTTTTAATGCCTGTCTGATATAATACAGATTGGCAAGACTGTCGAGATTATCCAGAAACTGCGTTGTAATGATGGGGTCTGTTCCTATGGTATCCGGATTTTCCTGTGCCAGATTTTCAGTAGGAATAAGAAACAGAATCAGTATAAAAGTGGCGAATAGAAAACGCATGGTTCATTTTTTTCAGCCCGCAAGCTAAGGATTTTTTGTTATGCAATTGAAAAGATAATATTGGCCAACATTGTAGAGATTTGCCGAACAAAAGGTCAGGATATGTTGTCATGGTTTGTCGGGTAAAACATAAAGCCTTTTGACTGAATAATTGAAGTTGTTGGTGATTTTAAGCAAGTAGAAACCCGGCTTTAAGTTAAACCCGGCCAGAGAAACCTGCTTTTTTTCTCCGGGTTCGACAATTTTACCCAGATCTCCCGAATCATAAATAACCCTACCTGAAAGATCAGTGAGGGTGATGTTTTTTATATAAA
Coding sequences:
- a CDS encoding LysM peptidoglycan-binding domain-containing protein gives rise to the protein MRFLFATFILILFLIPTENLAQENPDTIGTDPIITTQFLDNLDSLANLYYIRQALKLQSKTNGAKKSDQIPVEPDEVIEKRLNDISSVIPLQYNKIVRAYIDVYTLKKRNFVEAMLGLTDYYFPMFEEVLSLYGLPLELKYLSIVESALNPNAVSRAGATGIWQFMYTTAKIYNLEINSFVDERRDPLKSTYAAAEYLSELYSLYGEWSLAIAAYNCGPGNVNKAIRRANGKNTFWEIYKYLPMETRGYVPSFIAALYLMNYYEEHNLQKKPIDIPLITDTVMVRNEASISRIADLLNLPVDQLRYLNPQYKTDIIPAKTKQYPFRLPVNFGPLFIDLEDSIYNIQQPAADTTSDTIIVPEPQKPVVKTYTPREPEKPSNTVAVYYTVKTGDNLGYIATWFDVSISSIRQWNNLSRNLIRPGQKLVIYVPKSKASYYKNINTMSFDEKQNLKSPSANTQKPAYTGQYFYHTVKSGETIWSISKLYTNVTEQEIMRLNGITNSRSLKPGQKLKIPKK